A single genomic interval of Cytophagales bacterium harbors:
- a CDS encoding uroporphyrinogen-III synthase, which translates to MRDTAFNDIAQKEVIRDSKVSSILVSQPKPSDENSHYFELAKKYNIKIDFRPFIQIEPVSLDGFRKQNIDIMSHTAIIFTSRNAVDHFFRICSEKRLEMPASMKYFCISEQTANYLQKYIVIRKRRIYCGERTAQDLIEKFRKRKNEKYLFPCSNIRKNDIPDFLKKNGYDYSEAVIYKTVASDLSDLADVNYDI; encoded by the coding sequence ATGAGAGATACTGCGTTTAATGATATCGCCCAAAAAGAAGTAATTAGAGATTCCAAAGTCTCAAGCATTCTGGTTTCTCAACCAAAGCCATCTGATGAAAATTCTCATTATTTTGAGCTGGCCAAAAAATATAATATAAAAATTGATTTTAGGCCATTTATTCAAATAGAGCCTGTTTCTCTTGATGGATTTAGAAAACAGAATATTGATATTATGTCGCACACTGCTATTATCTTTACCAGCAGGAATGCTGTAGATCATTTTTTCAGGATATGCTCCGAAAAGAGGTTGGAAATGCCGGCATCTATGAAATATTTCTGTATTTCGGAGCAGACGGCAAATTATCTGCAAAAATACATAGTCATCAGAAAACGAAGGATTTATTGTGGTGAAAGAACAGCCCAGGACCTCATAGAAAAGTTCAGAAAGCGTAAGAATGAAAAATACCTGTTTCCCTGTTCTAATATTCGCAAGAATGATATCCCTGACTTTCTTAAAAAGAATGGATATGATTATTCCGAAGCAGTCATTTACAAAACTGTTGCCAGTGACTTATCAGATCTGGCTGATGTGAATTATGATATTAT